A section of the Ruania halotolerans genome encodes:
- the malQ gene encoding 4-alpha-glucanotransferase yields MTEQSNDALSSDLRKLAAAHGVATHFWDFHGARREVAASTVRAVLAAMGVPADTPEEVRASRREATLAPWRRTLPSCVVMCAGQTSSVAVHVPDGAAVRVWLELDGGGSRPLVQLDTWVEPRDVDGSRIGRATFELPDDLPLGWHEIVAEVGGTGPAPGGPARAPLAVTPATLPRPELRADLGGRAWGLMAQLYSVRSARSWGIGDFADLAELAGLAGEVGADFLLINPVHAAEPSPPLTPSPYLPATRRFVNPLYIRPEEILEAGYLPNAQRTLMEWGAESVQQMNSSSGPLDRDAVWQEKKSALETIFASGRSRSRQRELDRFRAEHGQGLEDFALWCAVTEAYDEESWPLTDDATAASLTALRRTLADRVNFHCWLQWVADEQLARAARIARESGMRIGVMQDLAVGVHPEGADAWSMRHVFARGMSVGAPPDMYNQQGQNWSQPPWRPDELAEAGYAPLRDLVRTVLRHAGAIRVDHIMGLFRLWWIPEGAPAGAGAYVTYDHEAMVGVLALEAHLAGAMVIGEDLGTVEPWVRDYLSERGVLGTSVLWFEQVDGRPRPAEDYRELVLATVTTHDLPPTAGYLAEEHVDLRERLGLLSEPVAQVRLAARIERERMLEVLQERFLLPQHPTERQVVEALHRYVAQTPSMLVGVSLADAVGERRAQNQPGTDTEYPNWKIPLADGGEQVVLVEDLAGNARFASLVTALTHELRERA; encoded by the coding sequence CGACGCGAAGTAGCCGCGTCCACTGTCCGCGCGGTGCTCGCCGCCATGGGAGTGCCCGCTGACACCCCGGAGGAGGTCAGGGCCTCCCGGCGCGAAGCCACACTGGCACCGTGGCGGCGCACCTTGCCCTCGTGTGTGGTGATGTGCGCCGGGCAGACCAGTTCGGTGGCGGTGCATGTGCCGGACGGGGCCGCCGTCCGGGTGTGGCTCGAACTCGATGGTGGGGGTTCTCGCCCGCTGGTGCAGTTGGACACCTGGGTCGAACCCCGCGATGTGGACGGTTCCCGGATCGGCCGGGCCACCTTCGAACTCCCCGATGACCTGCCGCTGGGATGGCACGAGATCGTCGCCGAGGTCGGCGGGACCGGTCCGGCACCGGGTGGGCCTGCGCGCGCTCCGCTCGCCGTCACTCCGGCGACGTTGCCACGACCAGAACTGCGGGCCGATCTCGGCGGTCGCGCCTGGGGCCTGATGGCGCAGCTGTACTCCGTGCGTTCGGCACGTTCGTGGGGAATCGGCGACTTCGCTGACCTCGCTGAACTCGCCGGACTGGCCGGCGAGGTGGGTGCGGACTTCCTGCTGATCAATCCGGTCCATGCCGCTGAGCCGAGTCCACCGCTGACGCCCTCGCCCTACCTCCCGGCCACTCGCCGTTTCGTGAATCCGCTCTACATCCGCCCCGAGGAGATCCTGGAGGCTGGGTACCTGCCGAACGCCCAACGGACCCTGATGGAGTGGGGTGCGGAGTCCGTGCAGCAGATGAACTCCAGTTCCGGACCGCTGGACCGGGACGCGGTGTGGCAGGAGAAGAAGTCGGCCCTGGAGACGATCTTCGCGAGCGGTCGCAGCCGTTCCCGGCAGCGGGAGTTGGATCGCTTCCGCGCCGAGCATGGCCAAGGGCTGGAGGACTTCGCCCTGTGGTGCGCCGTCACGGAGGCCTACGACGAGGAGTCCTGGCCCCTCACCGATGACGCCACCGCGGCCTCCCTGACCGCATTGCGCCGCACACTGGCCGACCGGGTGAACTTTCATTGTTGGCTGCAGTGGGTGGCCGACGAACAGCTGGCCCGGGCGGCGCGGATCGCGCGGGAGTCCGGGATGCGGATCGGGGTCATGCAGGATCTCGCGGTCGGTGTGCACCCGGAGGGTGCTGACGCGTGGTCGATGCGTCACGTGTTCGCGCGTGGAATGTCAGTGGGTGCCCCACCGGACATGTACAACCAGCAAGGACAGAACTGGTCGCAGCCGCCATGGCGCCCCGACGAGCTCGCCGAGGCGGGCTACGCACCGTTGCGCGACCTCGTGCGCACTGTGCTCCGGCACGCCGGCGCGATCCGGGTGGACCACATCATGGGCCTGTTCCGGCTGTGGTGGATTCCTGAGGGCGCGCCGGCCGGTGCAGGCGCCTACGTGACCTATGACCACGAAGCCATGGTGGGGGTGTTGGCCCTGGAAGCACACCTGGCCGGCGCCATGGTGATCGGTGAGGACCTGGGCACGGTGGAGCCGTGGGTGCGCGATTACCTCAGCGAACGCGGTGTGCTCGGTACCTCCGTCCTGTGGTTCGAACAGGTGGACGGGCGTCCACGCCCCGCCGAGGACTACCGCGAATTGGTGTTGGCCACGGTGACCACGCACGATCTGCCGCCCACGGCCGGGTACCTGGCTGAGGAACACGTCGATCTACGCGAGCGCCTTGGCCTGCTCAGCGAACCGGTCGCCCAGGTGCGCCTCGCGGCACGAATCGAGCGGGAGCGGATGCTGGAGGTCCTCCAGGAGCGCTTCCTGCTTCCGCAGCACCCCACGGAGCGGCAGGTGGTGGAGGCACTGCACCGGTACGTGGCGCAGACGCCGTCGATGCTTGTGGGTGTGTCCCTGGCCGATGCCGTGGGGGAGCGGCGCGCCCAGAACCAACCCGGGACGGATACGGAGTACCCGAACTGGAAGATCCCGTTGGCCGACGGCGGCGAACAGGTGGTGCTGGTGGAGGACCTGGCGGGGAACGCGCGGTTCGCCTCCTTGGTCACCGCCCTCACCCACGAGCTGCGCGAACGGGCTTGA
- a CDS encoding PTS sugar transporter subunit IIA, producing MTLHICAPVAGTTVPMTEVPDPVFAQEIVGPGVAIDPLATAGWASVDVLAPLEGRVLKLHPHAFVVVSGSGQGVLVHLGIDTVQLAGAGYTLHVAEGEQVEVGQRMVTFSPQVIADGGRSPVCPVVALDARSGQVRVVASGTVAAGDPLLEWKP from the coding sequence ATGACTCTGCATATCTGCGCGCCCGTCGCCGGCACGACGGTGCCGATGACAGAGGTGCCGGATCCGGTGTTCGCCCAGGAGATCGTGGGCCCGGGCGTGGCGATTGACCCGCTCGCCACCGCAGGGTGGGCCTCGGTGGACGTCTTGGCACCGCTGGAGGGACGCGTTCTGAAGCTCCACCCGCACGCCTTCGTTGTGGTGAGCGGCTCTGGTCAGGGAGTCCTAGTGCACCTCGGCATCGACACCGTGCAACTGGCGGGTGCCGGCTACACCCTGCACGTCGCCGAAGGCGAACAGGTGGAGGTCGGGCAGCGGATGGTCACCTTTTCTCCCCAGGTGATCGCCGACGGCGGCCGCTCGCCCGTGTGCCCCGTCGTCGCCCTGGACGCTCGGTCTGGGCAGGTCCGCGTGGTCGCATCGGGGACGGTCGCTGCCGGCGATCCGTTGCTGGAGTGGAAACCGTAA